Proteins found in one Pelotomaculum isophthalicicum JI genomic segment:
- a CDS encoding ABC transporter permease, whose protein sequence is MENATIPISNFQLAFTVLLVLITGGISSFLKLGLLRPLIWGTIRTFVQLVLVGYALTYIFKINNLFLIIAIVTLMCYIAAKTAVTRTPNVPNYPTVLAFASLLASTFLVGSIVTVLIIAPEPWYSARIVIPIFGMILGNAMNGIAVSLDRLYSEARSGSALIETMLTFGATPWEAIQTSVREAVRAGMTPTINSLMVVGLVSLPGMMTGQILGGADPREAVRYQIVVMLMISAAVAIGCIILVGLSYKKLFNGDGALQQSIRQSKEGSL, encoded by the coding sequence TTCAACTGGCTTTTACAGTCTTATTGGTGCTTATAACCGGGGGAATCTCCTCTTTCTTAAAACTGGGCTTGCTAAGGCCCCTAATCTGGGGTACTATCCGGACCTTCGTCCAACTCGTGCTCGTCGGCTACGCTCTCACCTATATCTTTAAAATTAATAACCTCTTCCTGATTATTGCCATAGTGACCCTGATGTGCTACATCGCCGCAAAAACAGCGGTAACAAGAACACCGAACGTCCCCAACTACCCCACCGTGCTGGCTTTCGCCTCTCTTCTGGCCAGTACCTTTCTGGTCGGTTCGATCGTTACCGTTCTGATAATCGCCCCGGAGCCCTGGTATTCCGCCAGAATTGTCATTCCCATTTTCGGGATGATTCTGGGCAACGCAATGAACGGAATAGCCGTCTCCCTGGACCGTTTGTACAGCGAGGCCAGGTCCGGCTCGGCTTTAATCGAGACCATGCTCACTTTTGGAGCCACCCCCTGGGAGGCCATCCAGACCAGTGTCCGCGAAGCCGTTAGAGCCGGTATGACTCCTACCATCAATTCGTTGATGGTGGTGGGATTGGTCAGTCTGCCGGGCATGATGACCGGCCAGATCCTGGGCGGGGCTGATCCGCGGGAAGCCGTGCGTTATCAAATTGTAGTCATGCTGATGATTTCAGCCGCCGTGGCTATTGGCTGCATCATCCTCGTCGGTCTTTCTTACAAAAAGCTGTTTAACGGGGACGGCGCGCTGCAACAGTCCATCCGGCAGAGCAAAGAGGGCTCGTTGTAA